TCAGTCCGACCCACATCGGCAGCCTGATCAACCGCTCGGACAACGACGTCGTCAACGGCAGGTCGCCGAAGGTGCGCCCGAAACGCCGACCGGCCGGGGACGAATGCAGCGGCACATAGTGAAACACGGAGTTGACGCCGTTGTCCTTGAGCTTCCGCAAAACCATCTGGCGATCGACGCCGGGCGCCAGGAGCACATAGTACAGATGGCCATTGTGCTGGCAGTCTGCCGGCACGATCGGTCGGCGCAGCAATCCCTGACGCTCCAGGTCCTCCAGGCCCGCATGATAGCGGCGCCACAGCGCGAGCCGTTCGCGCGTGATCCGCTCGGCTTCTTCAAGCTGAGCCCACAGGAATGCCGCGTTGATTTCGCTCGGCAAGTAAGACGAGCCGACGTCCTGCCAGGTGTATTTGTCAACCTCGCCCCGGTAGAAGCGGGCACGATCGGTGCCTTTCTCGCGCATGATCTCGGCGCGCTGGACCAGCGCGGGGGCGTTGACCAGCAGCGCGCCGCCTTCGCCTGCGATGACGTTCTTGGTCTCATGGAAGCTGAAGCTGCCGAGATCGCCGATCGCGCCCAGCGCGCGGCCCTTGTAGCGGGCCGCGACACCTTGCGCTGCGTCCTCGACGACGGCCAGTCCGTGCCGTCTCGCGATCGTCATGATCGTGTCCATCTCGCAGCCGACGCCGGC
The DNA window shown above is from Bradyrhizobium sp. ISRA464 and carries:
- the rffA gene encoding dTDP-4-amino-4,6-dideoxygalactose transaminase, producing the protein MATDPIPFNRPYTTGKELDNIAQAQRSLHLSGDGCFTMRCHRWIEQQTGCAKALLTHSCSSALDMTALLLDIADGDEIIMPSFTFVSTANAFVLRGGIPVFVDIRQDTLNLDECMIDAAITPRTRVIAVVHYAGVGCEMDTIMTIARRHGLAVVEDAAQGVAARYKGRALGAIGDLGSFSFHETKNVIAGEGGALLVNAPALVQRAEIMREKGTDRARFYRGEVDKYTWQDVGSSYLPSEINAAFLWAQLEEAERITRERLALWRRYHAGLEDLERQGLLRRPIVPADCQHNGHLYYVLLAPGVDRQMVLRKLKDNGVNSVFHYVPLHSSPAGRRFGRTFGDLPLTTSLSERLIRLPMWVGLTEGQQQRVCDLLGTILRA